A genome region from Neptunomonas japonica JAMM 1380 includes the following:
- a CDS encoding EAL domain-containing protein yields MIKGNDTSPDHIRLINNIFKPFRDAKIAVACIQRNAGFLLVNHTFADTLGYDSHHLSGESFLLLCEKKLHKFTLTRLAALFDGQIDNYKLKRNLLKKDNKFFTASVSVSAIKDDANTTIAAIIIVSEVSDNIDQLLEVKKLSYAVENSGSAVMITDANGSIEYANARLTDITGYPLDELLGNTPAILRSGQTPAETYNNLWGCILANKSWRGALINRKKDGSCYWAYQSIAPIVDKSGTLISIVSVSDDISQIKEHEGQMEQLAFFDPLTTLGNRRKFRDELNRLIAIPEALSSALFLLDLDHFKQVNDTLGHDAGDQLLIAVANRLRFCSSEHYTAFRLGGDEFTLLVTQVRNPSTLEHLAAEVIELLAQPLQVGPHEITITVSLGITLIHTDGDEASDLLRNADLAMYEAKRIGRNTFSFFKPHMDFESKRALSLELDLRHAIEHEELSLVFQPLIDLRTGKVTGLEALTRWHHPIEGDIPSTEFIKRAEDTGLIIALGKWVLRKSAMLMTQLHLAGYPYLSLSINISHHQLERFSLITTLHDLLQEMPFLAEKLTLDISGSLPLHNTSQLIDAMKQIKGMGIGLALDDFGTGFVSLELLQKMPIDYLKVDLSFIQKLPNDHDSAVITSTAIMMAKKLGITSHAEGIVSQEQQQFLLSHHCFSGQGNFYSAPLTIDELLYTLDENTGLFTDKQVLYSDQKHLQ; encoded by the coding sequence ATGATCAAAGGCAACGACACTTCTCCTGATCACATACGCTTGATCAACAACATCTTCAAGCCTTTTAGAGATGCAAAGATTGCTGTTGCCTGCATCCAAAGAAATGCGGGCTTTTTACTGGTTAACCACACATTCGCTGACACTCTAGGCTATGACTCTCACCACCTTTCAGGAGAATCATTTTTATTGTTATGCGAAAAGAAACTACACAAGTTTACACTCACACGCTTAGCCGCTCTGTTTGATGGTCAGATTGACAACTACAAACTAAAACGAAATTTACTAAAAAAAGATAACAAATTCTTTACAGCATCTGTCTCAGTATCCGCAATAAAAGACGATGCCAATACAACCATTGCTGCGATCATTATTGTTTCAGAAGTGAGCGATAATATTGACCAATTACTTGAGGTCAAAAAGCTCTCTTATGCTGTTGAAAATAGCGGAAGTGCAGTGATGATCACTGACGCTAACGGCTCTATTGAATATGCCAACGCACGATTGACCGATATAACCGGTTATCCGCTGGACGAGCTACTAGGCAACACGCCAGCCATACTACGCTCTGGACAAACTCCCGCTGAGACGTATAACAATTTGTGGGGTTGTATTCTTGCTAACAAATCTTGGCGTGGCGCCTTAATCAACCGAAAAAAAGATGGTTCATGCTATTGGGCTTATCAATCCATCGCCCCCATTGTCGACAAAAGCGGCACACTAATAAGTATTGTCTCAGTGAGCGATGACATATCCCAAATTAAAGAACATGAAGGCCAGATGGAACAGCTAGCCTTTTTTGACCCACTGACAACATTAGGAAATCGGCGTAAGTTTAGAGACGAACTCAATCGCCTTATCGCGATTCCTGAGGCGCTAAGCAGCGCTTTATTTTTACTCGATCTAGATCACTTCAAACAAGTTAACGATACATTAGGGCATGATGCTGGTGACCAGCTACTCATTGCTGTTGCAAACCGATTACGCTTTTGTAGTAGTGAACACTACACGGCATTTCGTCTTGGTGGTGACGAGTTCACCCTGTTGGTTACTCAGGTCCGAAATCCAAGCACACTGGAACATTTAGCTGCAGAAGTCATTGAGCTACTTGCTCAACCGCTTCAAGTTGGCCCGCACGAAATCACCATTACTGTCAGTCTTGGGATTACGCTTATACATACTGATGGTGATGAAGCTAGCGACCTCTTAAGAAATGCAGATTTAGCCATGTACGAAGCGAAACGCATTGGCCGCAATACATTTTCCTTTTTTAAACCACATATGGATTTTGAATCCAAAAGAGCCTTATCTCTTGAATTGGACCTTCGTCACGCCATTGAACATGAAGAGCTATCACTGGTTTTTCAACCCTTAATAGATTTGCGCACAGGGAAAGTAACAGGATTAGAAGCACTGACACGGTGGCACCACCCCATTGAAGGCGATATCCCCAGTACTGAATTTATAAAACGCGCAGAAGACACAGGACTCATTATAGCCTTAGGGAAATGGGTGCTTAGAAAGTCTGCCATGTTAATGACACAGTTGCATCTAGCGGGATACCCCTACCTTTCACTTTCAATCAACATATCTCACCACCAGCTAGAACGCTTCTCTTTAATAACAACACTACATGATCTATTACAAGAGATGCCTTTTTTAGCTGAAAAGCTAACACTAGATATTAGTGGTAGCTTGCCATTGCACAACACTTCGCAATTAATCGATGCGATGAAGCAGATTAAAGGCATGGGGATTGGATTAGCTTTAGATGACTTTGGGACAGGTTTTGTGTCATTAGAGCTTCTGCAGAAAATGCCTATTGATTACTTAAAAGTAGATCTGAGTTTTATTCAAAAACTACCTAACGATCACGACAGTGCCGTGATCACGTCGACTGCCATTATGATGGCAAAAAAGCTAGGTATCACATCACATGCTGAAGGTATCGTATCTCAAGAACAGCAACAATTTTTATTAAGCCATCACTGCTTTTCAGGCCAAGGGAACTTCTACAGCGCACCTTTAACGATTGATGAGCTACTCTATACCCTTGATGAAAACACAGGCCTATTCACGGACAAACAAGTTTTGTACTCTGATCAGAAGCACTTACAATAA
- the glnK gene encoding P-II family nitrogen regulator, which produces MKLVSAVIKPFKLDDVREALSDIGIQGVTVTEVKGFGRQKGHTELYRGAEYVVDFLPKVKIEVAIDEDMLDQVIEAISKTANTGKIGDGKIFVMPLEQVIRIRTGESGPDAL; this is translated from the coding sequence ATGAAACTTGTTAGCGCAGTAATCAAGCCCTTTAAATTAGACGACGTACGTGAAGCATTGTCTGATATTGGTATTCAAGGCGTAACGGTTACTGAAGTAAAAGGTTTTGGCCGCCAGAAAGGCCATACCGAACTCTATCGCGGTGCAGAATACGTTGTCGACTTTTTACCTAAAGTAAAAATCGAAGTCGCTATCGATGAGGATATGCTTGACCAAGTCATCGAAGCCATTAGTAAAACAGCAAACACCGGCAAGATTGGTGATGGCAAAATCTTTGTAATGCCTCTAGAGCAAGTCATTCGTATTCGTACAGGTGAAAGTGGTCCTGACGCTTTGTAA
- a CDS encoding ammonium transporter, protein MEELLNTTAGDLAQLKYAVDTFYFLICGALVMWMAAGFAMLEAGLVRAKNTTEILTKNISLYAIACTMYLLCGYFIMYSSDAGGILPNIGALIGDENGVDAVLAGGDDAPYYSSRSDFFFQVVFVATAMSIVSGAVAERMKLWAFLAFAVVMTGFIYPVEGYWTWGGGFLSEAGFSDFAGSGIVHMAGASAALAGVLMLGARKGKYGKNGSINAIPGANLPLATLGTFILWMGWFGFNGGSQLKLSNVEDANAVAQVFINTNAAAAGGCIAALIVARLLFKKADLTMALNGALAGLVAITADPLSPTALSSTVIGAVGGVIVVFSILTLDKMRIDDPVGAISVHGVVGIWGLLAVPLNNADATFGAQLLGIISIFAWVFIASLVVWSILKAAMGIRISEEEEYEGADIAECGMEAYPEFKSAGK, encoded by the coding sequence ATGGAAGAATTATTAAATACAACAGCGGGTGATCTAGCCCAGCTAAAATATGCAGTAGATACTTTCTACTTCTTAATATGTGGTGCTTTAGTTATGTGGATGGCGGCTGGCTTCGCCATGTTAGAAGCAGGCTTAGTGCGCGCAAAAAATACCACTGAAATTTTGACCAAGAACATTTCGCTGTACGCTATTGCCTGCACCATGTACTTACTCTGTGGTTACTTCATCATGTATAGCTCAGATGCTGGCGGTATATTGCCAAACATTGGCGCTTTGATTGGTGACGAGAACGGCGTTGATGCAGTTCTTGCTGGCGGTGACGATGCTCCCTATTACTCTTCACGTTCAGACTTCTTTTTCCAAGTCGTGTTTGTAGCAACGGCAATGTCTATTGTCTCCGGTGCCGTCGCTGAACGTATGAAACTTTGGGCATTTTTAGCTTTTGCAGTCGTCATGACAGGCTTCATCTATCCAGTTGAAGGTTACTGGACATGGGGTGGCGGTTTCCTCAGTGAAGCGGGTTTCTCTGACTTTGCAGGTTCAGGTATTGTCCACATGGCAGGTGCTTCTGCTGCACTAGCTGGAGTGCTCATGCTTGGTGCTCGTAAAGGGAAATACGGTAAAAATGGGTCTATTAATGCGATCCCTGGTGCAAACCTACCGCTGGCAACACTAGGTACATTTATCCTTTGGATGGGCTGGTTTGGTTTTAACGGTGGATCACAGCTAAAATTATCAAATGTTGAAGACGCTAACGCCGTTGCTCAAGTGTTTATTAACACCAATGCGGCAGCAGCCGGTGGCTGTATTGCGGCTCTTATTGTTGCCCGCTTGTTATTCAAAAAAGCTGATTTAACTATGGCACTCAATGGTGCACTTGCTGGACTAGTCGCTATTACTGCTGATCCCTTATCCCCTACTGCACTGAGCTCTACGGTAATCGGCGCTGTCGGCGGGGTCATCGTCGTCTTTTCAATATTAACGCTCGATAAAATGCGCATTGATGACCCTGTCGGTGCAATCTCTGTACACGGTGTTGTGGGCATCTGGGGACTGCTAGCCGTACCTTTGAACAATGCAGATGCAACCTTTGGAGCACAACTACTTGGCATTATATCTATCTTTGCTTGGGTGTTTATCGCTAGTTTGGTTGTCTGGTCTATCCTGAAAGCTGCTATGGGCATTCGCATTAGCGAAGAGGAAGAGTACGAGGGCGCGGATATCGCTGAATGTGGTATGGAAGCTTATCCTGAGTTCAAGTCAGCAGGTAAATAG
- the glnK gene encoding P-II family nitrogen regulator yields MKLISAIIKPFKLDDVREALSEIGVQGITVTEVKGFGRQKGHTELYRGAEYVVDFLPKVRIDAAISDEMADQVVDTISQAAQTGKIGDGKIFVMPLEQVVRIRTGESGNDAL; encoded by the coding sequence ATGAAACTAATTTCGGCGATTATCAAGCCATTTAAATTGGATGATGTACGCGAAGCACTTTCCGAGATCGGTGTACAGGGTATCACCGTCACCGAAGTTAAAGGTTTTGGCCGCCAGAAAGGTCATACCGAACTGTATCGCGGTGCTGAATATGTTGTCGATTTCTTACCTAAAGTACGCATTGATGCCGCTATCTCAGATGAAATGGCCGATCAGGTAGTCGATACCATCAGTCAAGCAGCACAAACCGGAAAAATTGGTGACGGTAAAATTTTTGTCATGCCATTAGAACAAGTCGTGCGAATTCGTACGGGTGAGTCAGGTAACGACGCACTGTAA